One Setaria viridis chromosome 7, Setaria_viridis_v4.0, whole genome shotgun sequence genomic region harbors:
- the LOC117864528 gene encoding probable phytol kinase 2, chloroplastic — protein sequence MWTENPVVRDAGAAVLTGVAVAVVLRFWEEVASRALLDQKLCRKLVHITVGLVYFLMWPLFSSDDVYAPFLAPLIFVINIVKVTVIGLGVVKDEGVVNSMTRHGDCRELLKGPLYYACAITLTTMVFWRTSPISIAVICNLCAGDGVADIVGRRFGQVKLPHNPEKSYAGSIANFMAGFIASVLFMCYFNIFGFVDKSWAMVGAFGVVSLAAAAVESLPISTRLDDNLTVPLASVLVGALVFYLVGATNLCCFMSSGTQDSSSRSISAIVDQWWLFAGSS from the exons ATGTGGACGGAGAACCCGGTGGTccgggacgccggcgccgccgtgctcaCCGGAGTCGCCGTGGCTGTCGTGCTCCGCTTCTGGGAGGAGGTCGCCAGCCGCGCGCTGCTGGATCAG AAACTTTGCAGGAAACTGGTGCACATAACTGTTGGATTAGTGTATTTCCTCATGTGGCCTCTGTTCAG TTCAGATGATGTGTATGCCCCGTTTCTTGCTCCGCTTATCTTCGTGATCAACATCGTAAAGGTGACAGTGATTGGGCTTGGTGTGGTTAAAGATGAAGGTGTGGTTAACTCGATGACCAGGCATGGGGACTGCAG AGAACTTCTCAAGGGCCCATTGTATTACGCTTGTGCTATAACCCTGACAACAATGGTCTTCTGGAGGACATCACCCATCTCAATCGCCGTGATCTGCAATTTGTGTGCCGGAGATG GTGTTGCTGACATAGTTGGGAGACGATTCGGGCAGGTGAAGCTCCCTCACAACCCTGAAAAATCGTATGCTGGAAGCATCGCGAATTTCATGGCCGGTTTCATCGCATCAGTGTT GTTCATGTGCTACTTCAACATCTTCGGGTTCGTTGACAAGAGCTGGGCTATGGTTGGTGCCTTCGGTGTCGTATCCCTGGCTGCAGCGGCTGTGGAGTCGCTGCCCATCAGCACACGCCTTGACGACAACCTGACGGTTCCTCTCGCATCCGTGCTGGTGGGTGCCCTGGTTTTCTACTTGGTTGGAGCCACGAACCTGTGCTGCTTCATGAGCAGCGGTACCcaagacagcagcagcagaagcattTCAGCAATCGTTGATCAATGGTGGTTATTCGCAGGCAGCAGCTAA
- the LOC117863098 gene encoding uncharacterized protein isoform X1: MNGRLLNQFEERFGELRAWKGYPFGAPHQILERVWDQLEGGVVANISRRVVALASFNGYVRSFACTGLLIKWCRSRATHTVVLTSASLVRSHLNEDDIDENLRIEVFLPPNQRCDGTLELYDLHCNIAIVSIKKGFNSIHPEDVFNKGKQKLSIKVVAVGRDTIHELLMGTIREVKFSNKDCKLDCKDLHWSTCKIKKVGIGGPLIDFDGSFVGMNFYDESSATPFLPRSKVVHALRSAYNSILPLERGCNPRAINVVSRGRKTQVSKKRGRKTNEEIFWMIGGQCPSHTGPMVPLMWICMMSLSTLEGLFYRPCSSINALSYISIMVHLMWICMMYLSLLGRLSIGCNVSVELSVLSLPFRLKHMQVVLVTTVVHYYCKLHIC, from the exons ATGAATGGGCGGTTGCTTAATCAATTCGAAGAACGTTTTGGTGAATTACGTGCTTGGAAAGGGTATCCTTTTGGTGCTCCACACCAAATTTTGGAGCGTGTCTGGGATCAACTCGAAGGAGGAGTTGTGGCAAATATATCCCGTCGTGTTGTCGCACTAGCTTCTTTCAATG GGTATGTGAGGTCTTTTGCTTGCACAGGGTTACTTATAAAGTGGTGCAGAAGCAGAGCCACACACACTGTTGTCCTGACTTCTGCCAGTTTGGTTAGAAGTCATCTTAATGAAGACGACATTGATGAGAATTTGAGG ATTGAGGTGTTTCTCCCACCGAATCAGCGTTGTGATGGGACATTGGAATTGTATGACTTGCACTGCAATATTGCTATTGTCAGCATCAAGAAGGGTTTTAACTCTATTCATCCAGAAGACGTATTTAATAAAGGAAAGCAAAAGTTATCTATAAAGGTAGTAGCTGTAGGGCGTGACACTATACATGAACTATTAATGGGCACAATTCGTGAAGTGAAATTTAGTAACAAGGATTGCAAACTTGATTGCAAAGATCTTCACTGGTCCACTTGTAAAATCAAGAAG GTTGGGATTGGTGGACCCCTTATTGATTTTGATGGGAGTTTTGTTGGCATGAACTTTTATGATGAAAGCAGTGCAACTCCTTTCCTTCCAAGGAGCAAGGTCGTCCATGCTTTAAGAAGTGCGTATAATTCAATATTACCGTTAGAAAG GGGATGCAATCCTAGGGCCATAAATGTTGTCAGCAGAGGCAGGAAGACAcaggtttcaaaaaaaagaggcaGGAAGACAAACGA GGAAATATTTTGGATGATAGGTGGCCAGTGTCCAAGCCATACTGGTCCCATGGTGCCCTTGATGTGGATATGTATGATGTCCCTAAGCACACTGGAAGGACTTTTCTATAGACCTTGTTCTTCTATTAATGCATTAAGTTATATTAGTATTATGGTGCACTTGATGTGGATTTGTATGATGTACCTAAGCTTACTGGGAAGACTATCAATCGGATGTAATGTAAGTGTGGAACTATCAGTGCTATCTTTGCCCTTTCGACTAAAACATATGCAAGTTGTACTGGTTACCACAGTAGTCCATTACTATTGCAAATTGCACATTTGCTAA
- the LOC117863098 gene encoding uncharacterized protein isoform X2, which produces MNGRLLNQFEERFGELRAWKGYPFGAPHQILERVWDQLEGGVVANISRRVVALASFNGYVRSFACTGLLIKWCRSRATHTVVLTSASLVRSHLNEDDIDENLRIEVFLPPNQRCDGTLELYDLHCNIAIVSIKKGFNSIHPEDVFNKGKQKLSIKVVAVGRDTIHELLMGTIREVKFSNKDCKLDCKDLHWSTCKIKKVGIGGPLIDFDGSFVGMNFYDESSATPFLPRSKVVHALRSAYNSILPLERGCNPRAINVVSRGRKTQVSKKRGRKTNE; this is translated from the exons ATGAATGGGCGGTTGCTTAATCAATTCGAAGAACGTTTTGGTGAATTACGTGCTTGGAAAGGGTATCCTTTTGGTGCTCCACACCAAATTTTGGAGCGTGTCTGGGATCAACTCGAAGGAGGAGTTGTGGCAAATATATCCCGTCGTGTTGTCGCACTAGCTTCTTTCAATG GGTATGTGAGGTCTTTTGCTTGCACAGGGTTACTTATAAAGTGGTGCAGAAGCAGAGCCACACACACTGTTGTCCTGACTTCTGCCAGTTTGGTTAGAAGTCATCTTAATGAAGACGACATTGATGAGAATTTGAGG ATTGAGGTGTTTCTCCCACCGAATCAGCGTTGTGATGGGACATTGGAATTGTATGACTTGCACTGCAATATTGCTATTGTCAGCATCAAGAAGGGTTTTAACTCTATTCATCCAGAAGACGTATTTAATAAAGGAAAGCAAAAGTTATCTATAAAGGTAGTAGCTGTAGGGCGTGACACTATACATGAACTATTAATGGGCACAATTCGTGAAGTGAAATTTAGTAACAAGGATTGCAAACTTGATTGCAAAGATCTTCACTGGTCCACTTGTAAAATCAAGAAG GTTGGGATTGGTGGACCCCTTATTGATTTTGATGGGAGTTTTGTTGGCATGAACTTTTATGATGAAAGCAGTGCAACTCCTTTCCTTCCAAGGAGCAAGGTCGTCCATGCTTTAAGAAGTGCGTATAATTCAATATTACCGTTAGAAAG GGGATGCAATCCTAGGGCCATAAATGTTGTCAGCAGAGGCAGGAAGACAcaggtttcaaaaaaaagaggcaGGAAGACAAACGAGTAA